AATCCTGTTATGAAGCTCACAGCAACCACTGAAATAAATCCGACAGTTCTGCTCATCTCAAATGCATTTGATTTTTCTGACCTTTGATTACGATGCGGAACTTAAAGCTCAAAGATCCAAGTTACATTATGGTCCTACATAAATAGTTTACATATTATCTCCAGAAGCTGTCTGACTTTATCATTGGAAGTATTGTATGTGATCAGGTCGATATTAGCGTTGGTGTCTAAAATAGCTAGACTGTACTTATTCAACTTAATCTCATACTTACTGAAATTGAGAAGTATGATGTCGTCTTGAATGGTTGTGTCGAGCCTAAAAGTGTTGAAATTGCCCAATAGTTTGTTCATAGTGACTAACCAATGCCCAAGTATGGAGTGGTCATTAACCGCGTCTTGATTGCCTGTAACATTTTTAGCTATCGTTTGTTGcaattccttcaatttagattccaattccttgataTAAGACTCTTTTACGTTTGAGTGTCCTTTCACAACCTCAATCTGCTCATTTGTCTCTTTCAATGTCATGTCTTGGCTGTCTCTGTCATTTTGTTGACTATCAATGTAATTTAGAATAGCATTATCGTTGTCACTTTTATGTAACTTGGACATATCCATGTTGTTTAATAGCAGATTATAGGTACCAATGTcctctttttcaaactcagaTTCCATCAATGATATCTCTACGGTTAATGTGTTAAGTTTGCTTAACTGTGAAGCTTGCATTTTGTACAAGTGTAACAACTGGGCCGTTGTCCCTTCGATTTCATTCTGCTTCAAGACCACAGAATTCTCAAGACCTTCCAAAGTGGCCTTAACTTGTCTATTACCTTTTTCCATATCACCGAAGTCATGTTGCTCTTCGTTTAAAACTATTCTTAAAAACTTATCCCTGGCTTCTTGTTCCAAATAGGTAAACTTCAATCTCTCAAAGCGCTCCTTCAGTCTGTTGAACTCGTTTTCAATGGTTACAGGAGTGATAATTTTCCTTATTCCATCCACGCCAGCCCTAAACTCGCTCTTTGAATTGTACAAAGATATGTTCTGATCTAATTCAAGCATCCCTGTTGTTAAATCAAAACAAACGTTTTCGCGTCTTCACAAATATTGTTTCTCATCTCACGTTAAAAAACCTTGATACCAAATCTCCTGATCAAAGAGGGGTCCCCCCCAACTACATTCACTGAGTGTGCTTGCGGCTACTAATATATATTCACTGAAAATAATTTCAATTAATTCTTACCCATACATCAACTGTTTTTCTCCttcacaaacaaacaaataATGCAGAAACAAATCCAATATTTTTTTTGCTATTCTAATCATCTACTATTCTGATCATTTGCTAATTCCAACATCCTTCACCTTCTTAATTTCCTCACTTAAAACCACCGGAACTTCCACTGCCTCGTGTTCCAaaattgaatttgaaggTCTGACTTTTGAACCTTCCCTGCTTCTATCACTTGGTGTCATAACCAAAtcgttgaagttcaacttagcatcatcatcaaggtCATCAGCCGTTTCGTTCCATTCTAACAACTCCTTTTCATGTTCTCTTTCAATTGCGTATTCGACAGCGTCCAAAACAGtgtcaacaagtttcttTGGCTTATACTTTGGCACGGTACCCTCTTGATAAACACCAgttttcaccaaaatggAGTGCCATGAAACGTCATGGGAATTTGCAAATCTTATATCGCTTTCTGGAGTATCGCCGACGAAGTAAACTGTTGAAGCAGGAGGTAACTCTAAAGTAATAGACTCGGATTTTTCAACCGCCAATTTCTTAGcctgcttcttcaagtcctttAGTTCGAggtcatcatcttcagatTCTGATTCTGAATAGTTGTAACTTTCTAGTTTCTGCTGATTAATAATTTCTTCACCTCTCtcgttgatcaaaatatcTGCATCTTCTGCATTTGGGTCATTGATAGACAATTTCTTTAAATGTTCATCCAAGACTCCTTTTCTCCATTTAGTCAAAATCTTGTTCGCAAATTGAAAAGTACCCTTTTGTGGTTTACCAAA
The window above is part of the Yamadazyma tenuis chromosome 4, complete sequence genome. Proteins encoded here:
- a CDS encoding uncharacterized protein (EggNog:ENOG503NZU2) produces the protein MLELDQNISLYNSKSEFRAGVDGIRKIITPVTIENEFNRSKERFERLKFTYLEQEARDKFLRIVLNEEQHDFGDMEKGNRQVKATLEGLENSVVLKQNEIEGTTAQLLHLYKMQASQLSKLNTLTVEISLMESEFEKEDIGTYNSLLNNMDMSKLHKSDNDNAILNYIDSQQNDRDSQDMTLKETNEQIEVVKGHSNVKESYIKELESKLKELQQTIAKNVTGNQDAVNDHSILGHWLVTMNKLLGNFNTFRLDTTIQDDIILLNFSKYEIKLNKYSLAILDTNANIDSITYNTSNDKVRQLSEIICKLFM